A single region of the Micropterus dolomieu isolate WLL.071019.BEF.003 ecotype Adirondacks linkage group LG18, ASM2129224v1, whole genome shotgun sequence genome encodes:
- the LOC123956731 gene encoding olfactory receptor class A-like protein 1 — MDLCVTIKGVSFLLQTGIGILGNTVVLLSYAHIISTEPKLLPVDMILCHLAFANLMLLLTRCVPQTMTVFGLRNLLNDPGCKVVIYAYRIGRALSVCITCMLSVFQAVTIAPAGPRLSRLKPALPSLVLPTFAGLWILNMAVCIAAPFFSMAPRNGTIPAFTLNLGFCHVDFRDNLSYVINGVAVSGRDFAFVALMMGSSGYILLLLHRHSRQVRGIRRSQGGGAETRAAKTVVTLVVLYVVFFGIDNVIWIYMLTVAKVSPVVADMRVFFSSCYAFISPYFIISSNKKVKAKILCAAAQDQPSANNQESSDK, encoded by the coding sequence ATGGATCTATGTGTGACCATCAAAGGGGTCTCCTTCCTCTTGCAAACAGGTATAGGCATCTTGGGGAACACTGTGGTGCTGCTGTCGTACGCCCACATCATTTCCACCGAACCCAAGCTCCTTCCTGTGGACATGATCCTGTGCCACCTGGCCTTCGCCAACCTGATGCTGCTACTGACCCGCTGCGTCCCCCAGACTATGACTGTGTTTGGGCTGAGGAACCTGCTGAATGATCCCGGCTGTAAGGTGGTAATCTACGCCTACCGCATCGGCCGGGCTTTATCAGTCTGCATCACGTGCATGCTCAGCGTGTTTCAGGCAGTGACTATCGCCCCTGCCGGGCCCCGTTTGTCCAGGTTGAAGCCTGCACTTCCCTCCCTGGTCCTCCCCACATTTGCAGGACTGTGGATCCTCAACATGGCCGTATGCATCGCAGCCCCTTTCTTCTCTATGGCTCCACGTAATGGCACCATCCCTGCCTTTACCCTCAACCTGGGCTTCTGTCACGTGGACTTCAGAGACAACCTGTCCTATGTGATAAATGGGGTGGCTGTCTCTGGGAGGGATTTTGCCTTTGTTGCCCTGATGATGGGCTCAAGTGGTTACATCCTGCTGCTTCTCCACCGCCACAGCCGCCAGGTGAGAGGGATCCGCCGCTCTCAGGGTGGTGGAGCAGAGACCAGGGCAGCCAAAACAGTGGTCACCTTGGTTGTTCTGTATGTGGTCTTCTTCGGGATTGATAATGTGATCTGGATCTACATGCTGACGGTGGCGAAGGTGTCGCCAGTGGTGGCTGATATGAGGGtgttcttctcctcctgctACGCCTTTATCAGCCCATACTTTATCATTTCCTCCAACAAGAAGGTCAAGGCGAAGATCTTGTGTGCAGCTGCACAAGACCAACCATCAGCCAACAATCAGGAGTCAAGTGACAAATAA
- the LOC123956534 gene encoding olfactory receptor class A-like protein 1 — MPSAQFVRGMLYLSITVVGVPGNITVILAFLLLLYQENRLLPADTIVLHLACVNFLVVAVRCLLETLASLRLAIIFGDLSCKAVIYIYRTSRSLSIWLTFILSAYQCLSIAPPGSRWASIRALVAHYLGFVFLFLWLLNTGMSYATLLYALGVRNDSSLINHSINLEFCYIHFPSELTKEAIGAAQVGRDVVPMALMTLASVIILVFLYKHSQQVKGLRGSSSSSGGGRGRGGAEQRAAKAVVALVTLYVVLFGVDNGLWVYTLTVRKTMSSSLISDLRIFFSSLYAALSPVVIIASNRKVNGRLRCVLQEKPVQEKATSLSTM, encoded by the coding sequence ATGCCATCAGCGCAGTTTGTCCGCGGGATGCTCTATCTGTCCATCACTGTTGTGGGAGTCCCGGGTAACATTACTGTCATCCTGGCATTCCTCCTCTTGCTGTACCAGGAGAACCGGCTCCTGCCAGCTGATACCATTGTCCTGCACCTGGCCTGCGTCAACTTCCTGGTGGTGGCTGTTCGCTGCCTGCTGGAGACCCTGGCCTCCCTTCGCCTGGCCATTATCTTTGGAGACTTAAGTTGCAAAGCTGTGATTTATATCTACAGAACATCCCGTTCCCTATCTATCTGGCTCACCTTCATCCTAAGTGCCTACCAGTGCCTGAGTATTGCCCCTCCTGGATCACGCTGGGCCTCTATCCGTGCCTTGGTAGCCCACTATTTGGGCTTTGTGTTCCTCTTCCTCTGGCTCCTCAACACTGGCATGAGCTATGCAACCTTACTCTACGCCCTCGGCGTCCGGAATGACTCAAGTCTAATAAACCACAGCATCAATTTAGAATTCTGCTACATTCACTTTCCTTCAGAATTGACCAAAGAGGCAATCGGGGCAGCCCAGGTGGGCAGAGATGTGGTGCCCATGGCCCTTATGACTCTAGCTAGTGTAATCATCCTGGTCTTCCTTTACAAGCACAGCCAGCAGGTGAAGGGGCTccgtggcagcagcagcagtagtggTGGCGGCAGGGGGAGGGGTGGGGCCGAGCAACGAGCTGCCAAAGCCGTGGTAGCACTTGTGACCTTATATGTGGTCCTCTTTGGGGTAGATAATGGGCTTTGGGTGTACACTCTCACTGTGAGGAAGACCATGAGCTCCTCGCTGATCTCTGACCTGCGTATATTCTTCTCGTCACTCTATGCAGCACTAAGCCCTGTTGTCATAATTGCATCAAACAGGAAGGTGAATGGCAGGCTGAGGTGTGTACTGCAAGAGAAGCCTGTTCAGGAGAAAGCCACAAGTCTTTCTACTATGTGA